One Acetobacterium sp. KB-1 DNA segment encodes these proteins:
- a CDS encoding DUF362 domain-containing protein, protein MENKKSRVVIMGCESYDNELVYEKLKSAVELLGGIEQFVNRQERILLKPNLLRGKTPDAAVTTHPAVFEAMIRLLQEADYNRLFYGDSPGFGSPAGAAKESGLAAIAAQYEVPLKDFSSGQQMDFLLGIGTKKFDIAQGVLESDAIISLSKMKTHGLTRITGAIKNQFGCVYGLNKGMSHAHYPNVRIFSKMLVDLNRYLIPKLRLFVMDGIVAMEGNGPASGKPVPMKVLLVSDDPVALDATFARMINLDPTFIPTITYGEEMELGYWTEENIEMLGEPLEKFYKPDFDVVRIPVHEGEPSTLSFFKPIQDFIIQKPVVDKEKCIGCGICEASCPVEKKAIRIVNRKRRKYPLYFYSRCIRCYCCQEMCPVGAISVKTPLLGKLTIYKD, encoded by the coding sequence ATGGAAAATAAAAAATCCCGGGTCGTTATTATGGGGTGTGAATCCTATGACAATGAACTGGTTTATGAAAAACTAAAGTCAGCTGTGGAACTTCTTGGCGGGATTGAACAATTCGTAAACAGGCAAGAGCGGATTTTGCTCAAACCCAATCTACTCAGAGGAAAAACGCCAGACGCTGCGGTTACCACACATCCAGCAGTATTTGAAGCGATGATCCGATTGCTACAAGAGGCAGATTACAACCGCCTTTTCTATGGCGATTCGCCTGGCTTTGGTTCTCCCGCCGGAGCTGCGAAAGAAAGCGGTCTCGCGGCCATTGCGGCGCAGTATGAGGTACCCTTAAAAGATTTCAGTAGCGGTCAGCAGATGGATTTCCTGCTTGGCATCGGAACCAAGAAATTTGATATCGCCCAGGGGGTTTTAGAGAGCGATGCCATCATCAGTCTTTCAAAAATGAAAACCCATGGCCTGACCCGGATCACCGGGGCGATCAAAAACCAATTCGGTTGCGTCTACGGATTAAATAAAGGGATGTCCCATGCCCATTATCCGAATGTCAGAATTTTTTCAAAAATGTTGGTAGATTTGAATCGCTATCTGATCCCAAAGCTGAGGCTTTTTGTGATGGATGGAATTGTTGCCATGGAAGGTAATGGGCCGGCATCGGGAAAACCCGTTCCCATGAAGGTGTTGCTTGTATCTGACGATCCCGTTGCTTTAGATGCGACTTTTGCCAGAATGATCAATCTGGATCCCACCTTTATCCCAACCATTACCTATGGTGAAGAAATGGAGCTGGGCTACTGGACCGAAGAAAACATTGAAATGTTGGGAGAACCCCTCGAAAAATTTTATAAGCCTGACTTTGATGTGGTTCGGATTCCTGTCCATGAAGGTGAACCATCGACCCTTTCGTTTTTTAAACCGATACAGGATTTTATTATTCAAAAGCCGGTGGTTGATAAGGAAAAGTGCATCGGTTGTGGCATCTGCGAAGCGAGCTGTCCGGTTGAGAAAAAAGCCATCCGCATTGTTAATCGCAAGCGCAGAAAATATCCGTTGTATTTTTACAGCCGTTGTATACGCTGTTACTGTTGTCAGGAAATGTGCCCGGTCGGCGCTATTTCAGTCAAAACGCCACTCCTGGGAAAATTAACAATTTATAAAGACTAA
- a CDS encoding S1 RNA-binding domain-containing protein, which produces MIEIGKVQTLTIERITPIGAYLSDGFDTTDVVLLPEKEVQKNAKAGDQIDVFIYRDSKDRLISTTREPKIQLGSFAVLKVADVTKVGAFLEWGLEKDLLLPYNEQTVKVQKGRDYLVNLYADKSDRLCATMKIYPLLKVGGPYKLGDWIEGYVYQINPEIGAFVAIDNLYHGLILIKDANSDIHCGEKIHARVSEIRNDGKLVLSPNKKAYKEIPKDAVVILTKLNESQGFLPYNDKTDAFIIKKEFNMSKSSFKRAVGKLLKEKKIRITERGIEKNGK; this is translated from the coding sequence ATGATTGAAATAGGAAAAGTACAAACATTGACAATTGAACGGATAACGCCCATTGGAGCATATTTATCGGATGGATTTGATACAACCGACGTGGTCTTGTTGCCAGAAAAAGAAGTGCAAAAGAATGCTAAAGCTGGTGATCAAATCGACGTATTTATTTACCGGGATTCTAAGGATCGTCTGATTTCAACGACTCGAGAACCGAAAATCCAATTAGGCTCATTTGCAGTGCTTAAGGTTGCAGATGTTACCAAAGTAGGCGCTTTTTTGGAGTGGGGACTGGAGAAAGATCTTTTACTTCCTTACAATGAGCAAACCGTCAAGGTGCAAAAAGGCCGAGACTACCTGGTTAATCTGTATGCCGATAAAAGTGACCGCTTATGTGCGACCATGAAAATCTATCCCCTACTGAAAGTCGGTGGGCCCTACAAATTGGGGGATTGGATTGAAGGCTATGTGTATCAGATTAATCCGGAAATTGGTGCTTTTGTGGCTATTGATAATCTGTATCACGGCTTAATTCTGATCAAAGATGCAAATTCAGACATACATTGCGGGGAAAAAATCCATGCCCGGGTATCCGAAATCCGAAACGACGGAAAACTGGTCTTGAGTCCCAATAAAAAAGCTTATAAAGAAATACCTAAAGATGCTGTTGTTATTCTGACAAAGTTAAACGAAAGTCAAGGTTTCTTGCCGTATAATGATAAAACCGATGCATTTATAATAAAAAAAGAATTTAATATGAGTAAGAGTTCTTTTAAGCGTGCGGTGGGTAAATTATTAAAAGAGAAAAAAATCAGGATAACAGAAAGAGGCATTGAGAAAAATGGAAAATAA
- a CDS encoding iron-containing alcohol dehydrogenase: MPYIIDYNRKATNKVEELEKQLGIENLTVAIQDLNKRLNIPLTLKEVDEVEINEKEYLEVIDRMSKNAFGDPCTLTNPRQSSPEDVKKIYECAFYGTSALEI; this comes from the coding sequence ATGCCATATATTATTGATTACAATCGAAAAGCAACCAATAAAGTTGAAGAATTGGAAAAACAATTAGGAATTGAAAACTTAACGGTCGCTATTCAAGATTTAAATAAACGTTTAAACATTCCATTGACGCTAAAAGAAGTTGATGAAGTTGAAATCAATGAAAAAGAATACCTTGAAGTGATTGACAGAATGAGTAAAAATGCTTTTGGAGATCCCTGCACATTGACGAACCCCAGACAGTCATCCCCGGAAGATGTGAAAAAAATCTATGAATGCGCTTTTTATGGAACATCGGCTTTAGAAATTTAG
- the nuoE gene encoding NADH-quinone oxidoreductase subunit NuoE — translation MNQEKHEHGCSCGCHGDQPKPFEELDPVLDHYADIPGSLITIMQKAQELYGFLSVALMRHIAVETNTSIAKVYGVATFYTQFRFEPVGKYLIMLCQGTACHVNGSKLVEEAVMDYLEINEGETTADGLFTLNNVACLGCCSLSPVMMINDDTYGQLTKEKVTRILAELKENASSGANGAEQLAQEVTA, via the coding sequence ATGAATCAAGAAAAACATGAACATGGATGTAGCTGTGGTTGTCATGGAGATCAACCAAAGCCTTTTGAGGAACTGGATCCGGTTTTGGACCACTACGCCGACATCCCCGGAAGTCTGATCACCATCATGCAGAAAGCTCAGGAACTGTACGGCTTTTTATCGGTTGCTCTGATGCGTCATATTGCGGTGGAAACCAATACCAGCATTGCTAAAGTTTACGGGGTAGCTACTTTTTATACCCAGTTTAGGTTTGAACCGGTAGGAAAATACCTGATCATGCTATGCCAGGGAACTGCCTGTCATGTCAACGGGTCCAAACTGGTAGAAGAAGCGGTGATGGATTACCTGGAGATCAATGAAGGTGAGACCACAGCAGATGGTCTGTTTACCCTCAACAACGTCGCTTGTCTGGGGTGCTGCAGCTTATCTCCGGTGATGATGATCAATGATGATACCTATGGACAACTGACCAAAGAAAAGGTAACCCGCATTCTGGCTGAGCTAAAAGAAAATGCCAGCAGCGGTGCCAACGGAGCAGAACAGCTTGCGCAGGAGGTGACAGCATGA
- the ilvN gene encoding acetolactate synthase small subunit, with protein sequence MEKKTCLSLLVENNFGVLSRISGLFARRGYNIDSLTVGTTENAELSRITITVTGDDQILTQIKKQLNKLIDVITVIELKPDDSIIRELVFIKVKADDTTRSQIVEIANMFRANIVDVSRESLVIEITGTRYKIEGFFEMVEPYGILEFVRSGDTGLQRGGKILSV encoded by the coding sequence ATGGAGAAAAAAACCTGTTTATCATTACTGGTAGAAAATAATTTTGGTGTATTAAGCCGCATTTCAGGGCTTTTTGCACGACGCGGTTATAATATTGACAGCTTGACAGTAGGTACTACCGAGAATGCCGAGCTTTCCCGGATTACCATTACTGTTACCGGAGACGATCAAATTCTAACCCAAATAAAGAAACAATTAAATAAACTCATTGATGTGATTACGGTTATTGAACTTAAACCCGATGATTCCATTATTCGAGAGTTGGTTTTTATTAAGGTGAAGGCAGATGACACCACCCGTTCTCAGATTGTCGAGATTGCCAATATGTTCCGGGCCAATATTGTTGATGTATCCAGAGAAAGTCTGGTCATTGAAATTACCGGTACCCGATATAAAATTGAAGGCTTCTTTGAAATGGTTGAACCCTATGGTATTTTAGAGTTCGTCCGATCTGGAGATACTGGTTTGCAGCGGGGCGGAAAGATTCTTTCGGTCTAA
- a CDS encoding iron-containing alcohol dehydrogenase, with amino-acid sequence MGLNWFRVPKDIVFGEGALSYLAGLEGKRATLVTGGSSMRKNGFLDEAKAQLEKAGMEVSIVDGVEPNPSIETVVRGGQEMAEFGPDWIVAIGGGSALDAAKIMWVYYEYPDTVFEDLVAGKFPKLRTKAKFIAVPSTSGTASEITAFSVITDTKNHIKYPLVSYEMTPDIALLDAVIPSKMPAHITANTGMDVLAHAVEAWVSTEATSFTDPLAYEAIRLVLKQLPVAFKQPNDIKAREDMHNASALAGMAFTNASLGLIHSLAHKIGGEFGITHGLTALRPCKCDINAIYY; translated from the coding sequence ATGGGATTAAATTGGTTTAGAGTTCCAAAAGACATCGTATTTGGGGAAGGAGCACTTTCATATTTAGCGGGGCTTGAAGGTAAAAGAGCGACACTTGTCACTGGTGGCAGCTCAATGAGAAAGAATGGATTCCTGGATGAAGCAAAAGCACAGCTCGAAAAAGCAGGCATGGAAGTGTCTATTGTTGATGGCGTTGAGCCAAATCCATCAATTGAAACAGTCGTTCGTGGGGGCCAGGAAATGGCAGAATTTGGTCCGGACTGGATCGTTGCCATTGGTGGTGGATCAGCATTAGATGCGGCTAAAATCATGTGGGTATACTATGAATATCCGGACACTGTTTTTGAAGATCTGGTTGCTGGAAAGTTTCCAAAGCTTAGAACAAAGGCAAAATTTATCGCAGTGCCTTCAACCAGCGGAACGGCCTCAGAAATTACCGCCTTTTCAGTGATTACCGACACTAAAAACCATATAAAATACCCCTTGGTATCGTATGAAATGACGCCAGACATCGCTTTACTAGATGCTGTCATTCCCTCGAAAATGCCAGCTCATATTACAGCCAATACGGGCATGGACGTATTGGCTCATGCTGTGGAAGCTTGGGTCTCAACAGAAGCCACAAGTTTTACAGATCCATTAGCTTATGAAGCGATTCGGCTGGTATTAAAACAATTGCCAGTGGCGTTTAAACAACCCAATGATATTAAAGCCAGAGAAGATATGCATAATGCCTCAGCACTTGCCGGGATGGCCTTTACAAATGCTTCACTTGGTCTTATTCATAGTCTGGCACATAAAATTGGTGGTGAATTTGGAATTACCCACGGCCTTACGGCCTTACGGCCTTGCAAATGCGATATTAATGCCATATATTATTGA
- a CDS encoding NADH-quinone oxidoreductase subunit NuoF has product MKIVIGAGSCGIAAGAHKVQTAFEAILAEKNLDLTIEQTGCIGTCYLEPIVDLITEDGKKLTFVNVTTADARRIVEDYVLGEDELKDLQISDSDLTMIGKQKRIVLRNSGIIDPERIEDYQAVDGYLAAKKCLTELSPEEIIETVKIAGLKGRGGAGFPTWFKWDAARKSPGKTKYMVCNADEGDPGAFMDRSVLESDPHALIEGMLIGAKAIGANEGVIYVRAEYPLAIVRLQKAIDQARENGFLGNDIFETGFDFDLRIKAGAGAFVCGEETALIASLEGERGMPRLKPPFPAQKGYWNAPTNINNVETFANVPWIFRNGGEAYAALGTAESKGTKVFALTGKVKRGGLVEIPMGLTLRDVIYEIGGGIKADIAFKAVQMGGPSGGCIPASLLDTQIDYAEITKTGAIMGSGGMVVMDENTCMVDMARFFLDFTCKESCGKCTYCRVGTTRMLEILNRITQGEGLDGDIELLEELCYKIKDGSMCGLGQTAPNPVLTTIKYFRNEYEDHIYHKKCTAKSCKPLLTYTIDKEKCVGCGACKKNCPVDAITGEKKKVHEISQDICIKCGKCFSVCKFDSVIID; this is encoded by the coding sequence ATGAAAATTGTAATTGGAGCTGGTAGCTGCGGGATTGCTGCCGGAGCACACAAGGTGCAGACTGCTTTTGAAGCCATCCTTGCTGAAAAAAACCTGGACTTGACCATTGAACAAACGGGGTGTATTGGTACTTGTTACTTGGAACCAATTGTTGACCTGATTACTGAGGACGGTAAAAAACTAACCTTTGTTAATGTTACAACTGCCGATGCCCGACGAATTGTTGAGGATTATGTGCTGGGCGAGGATGAGCTGAAAGATTTGCAGATCTCGGATTCTGATCTTACCATGATCGGAAAACAAAAGCGGATTGTTTTGCGTAACTCCGGCATCATCGATCCCGAGCGGATTGAAGACTATCAGGCGGTAGATGGTTACCTAGCTGCTAAAAAATGTCTCACTGAACTATCCCCGGAAGAGATTATTGAAACTGTTAAAATAGCGGGTTTAAAAGGTCGGGGCGGTGCCGGATTTCCGACCTGGTTCAAATGGGACGCCGCTAGAAAATCACCCGGAAAAACCAAGTACATGGTCTGTAATGCCGACGAAGGCGATCCCGGTGCTTTCATGGACCGATCTGTTCTTGAAAGTGATCCCCATGCTTTGATCGAAGGAATGCTAATCGGTGCTAAAGCCATTGGCGCCAATGAAGGGGTTATCTACGTCCGGGCTGAGTATCCCCTGGCGATTGTACGTTTACAAAAAGCCATTGATCAGGCACGGGAAAATGGTTTTTTGGGTAATGACATCTTTGAAACCGGATTCGACTTTGATCTGCGTATCAAAGCCGGTGCCGGTGCCTTTGTCTGTGGTGAAGAAACGGCGCTGATTGCTTCATTAGAAGGCGAACGCGGCATGCCCCGATTAAAACCGCCCTTCCCGGCCCAGAAAGGCTACTGGAATGCGCCAACCAATATCAATAACGTCGAAACCTTTGCCAATGTTCCCTGGATTTTTAGAAACGGTGGCGAAGCCTACGCGGCTTTGGGTACTGCTGAGAGCAAAGGGACTAAGGTTTTTGCTTTAACGGGCAAAGTTAAACGGGGTGGCTTGGTAGAGATTCCCATGGGACTAACCTTAAGAGATGTTATTTACGAGATTGGTGGGGGGATTAAAGCAGATATCGCCTTTAAAGCCGTTCAAATGGGAGGACCATCCGGAGGATGTATCCCGGCGAGTCTCCTTGATACCCAGATCGACTACGCTGAAATCACTAAAACCGGCGCGATCATGGGCTCCGGTGGGATGGTGGTTATGGATGAAAACACCTGTATGGTCGACATGGCCCGGTTTTTCCTCGACTTCACCTGTAAAGAGTCCTGTGGTAAATGCACTTACTGTCGGGTTGGTACCACAAGAATGCTGGAAATCCTCAATCGAATTACTCAGGGCGAGGGTCTGGACGGTGACATCGAACTGCTAGAAGAACTTTGTTATAAGATTAAGGATGGTTCCATGTGTGGTTTGGGTCAGACAGCGCCTAACCCGGTGTTAACCACCATCAAATATTTCCGAAACGAATATGAAGATCATATTTATCATAAAAAATGCACCGCTAAAAGCTGCAAGCCGCTATTGACCTATACGATTGATAAAGAAAAATGTGTCGGTTGTGGGGCCTGTAAGAAGAATTGCCCTGTGGATGCGATTACCGGCGAGAAGAAAAAAGTGCATGAAATCAGTCAGGACATTTGTATCAAGTGTGGCAAATGCTTCTCTGTCTGTAAATTTGATTCTGTCATCATTGACTAG
- the ilvB gene encoding biosynthetic-type acetolactate synthase large subunit codes for MPLLASKLILKCLERENVEYVFGYPGGALLPLYEAFRTSPVKHILVRNEQTAPHYASGYARESGRVGVCLATSGPGATNLVTGIATAYLDSIPIVAITGQVDRALIGTDAFQEADITGATAPFTKHSYLVQSAADIPRIIREAFHIASTGRPGPVLIDIPRDVQLENVKTGLTCDKVDIMGYKPNLNGHSGQIKRAIKKIKEAEKPVIYAGGGVVLGKAQKELLAFAEKNKIPVITSLMGIGAFPEDHPLYCGIVGSHGYKYSNVVMNGADLIINIGARMSNRATSHLTKFEKDTDFVHIDIDPAEIGKNMETNIPIVGDAKTVLSELIQKDTLVEHNAWLAEIENIRSENPLVYDADPPCSDLINPKILFKDMSEMTADDATVVGDVGLNQIWSALYYQIIKNRKYYTSGGLGTMGYSIPAACGASFATLDKPKEIFIVCGDGSFQMSMGELGVIAEHQLNVNIILITNSKLGMVRQLQFDNYGKGHYSGTDINFDVDFMKLAEAYGIKNYKVDKNVDFNKVLPEAIKHQGPTLIQCQVHPDFIRI; via the coding sequence ATTCCACTGTTAGCATCAAAATTAATTTTAAAATGTCTCGAACGAGAAAATGTTGAGTATGTGTTTGGTTATCCGGGAGGTGCCTTGCTGCCTCTCTATGAAGCATTCAGAACATCTCCGGTAAAGCATATTTTAGTGCGCAACGAACAGACAGCACCCCATTATGCGAGTGGATATGCCAGAGAATCTGGGCGTGTTGGCGTATGTTTAGCAACATCCGGACCTGGTGCAACTAATCTGGTAACAGGTATTGCAACCGCTTACCTTGATTCAATTCCAATTGTCGCCATCACCGGCCAGGTGGATCGGGCGCTGATCGGAACAGACGCCTTTCAGGAGGCAGATATCACTGGTGCAACCGCTCCCTTTACAAAACATAGTTATCTTGTTCAGAGTGCGGCGGACATTCCGAGAATTATTAGAGAAGCTTTTCACATCGCGTCAACAGGTCGTCCCGGGCCAGTTTTGATCGATATTCCCAGAGATGTTCAGCTTGAAAATGTTAAAACCGGGCTGACTTGTGACAAGGTTGACATTATGGGGTATAAACCCAATTTAAACGGCCACAGCGGACAGATTAAACGAGCCATCAAAAAGATTAAAGAAGCGGAAAAACCAGTTATTTATGCTGGTGGTGGCGTTGTGCTGGGAAAGGCTCAAAAGGAACTGCTTGCTTTTGCTGAGAAAAACAAGATTCCGGTAATTACCTCACTGATGGGGATTGGTGCGTTTCCGGAAGATCATCCACTATACTGTGGTATTGTCGGTAGCCACGGCTATAAGTATTCCAATGTTGTAATGAACGGTGCCGATTTAATCATTAATATTGGTGCCCGAATGTCCAACCGGGCCACATCCCATCTGACTAAATTTGAAAAAGACACCGATTTTGTTCATATTGATATCGATCCAGCGGAAATTGGCAAAAACATGGAAACAAATATTCCGATTGTTGGGGATGCAAAGACTGTTTTATCGGAGCTGATTCAAAAAGATACCTTAGTAGAACATAACGCCTGGCTTGCTGAAATCGAAAACATTCGCAGTGAAAATCCGCTCGTTTATGATGCCGATCCTCCTTGTAGCGATCTGATCAATCCAAAAATACTATTTAAGGATATGTCTGAAATGACCGCGGATGACGCGACGGTTGTCGGTGATGTGGGATTAAATCAGATCTGGTCGGCCTTGTATTACCAGATTATTAAAAACCGAAAATACTATACTTCTGGTGGATTAGGGACGATGGGCTACAGTATTCCAGCAGCCTGCGGTGCGTCTTTCGCAACCCTAGACAAGCCTAAGGAAATTTTCATCGTCTGCGGTGATGGCAGTTTCCAGATGAGTATGGGTGAACTGGGAGTCATTGCTGAACATCAGTTAAATGTTAATATCATTCTGATTACCAATTCCAAGCTGGGGATGGTACGGCAGCTACAGTTTGATAACTATGGAAAAGGACATTATAGCGGAACGGATATTAATTTTGACGTTGATTTTATGAAGCTGGCTGAAGCCTATGGTATAAAAAATTATAAGGTTGATAAAAACGTCGACTTTAACAAGGTGCTACCGGAAGCGATTAAACACCAGGGCCCGACCTTGATTCAATGCCAGGTTCATCCGGATTTCATAAGAATATAG